Genomic segment of Mytilus edulis chromosome 12, xbMytEdul2.2, whole genome shotgun sequence:
CAATCGTTTCACCGACACGTAGATAGTGTTCATTGTCGACGTTGTAGGGTAACCACTTCACATCTGGTGAAACTGGTAGATTAGGATCACTGAAATATAAAGTCAAGACTTATACTTTCAATTATATCTTCATCATAAATAATTTATCATACAATGGCATGtcatttatatttatcttttaatcctttgctttgaaaaaaaatatgttagtgATTTGGGGAATGGACCAAGGGCCCATGTTATTGGGAATAAATGTTCGTGAAATGTTGGCTTTGGTGAAAATATATTAGTCTTTTTATACGGAGGCCACACAGCATAAGTCGTTCGAAACTTACTAGGGGGTTTGGGGACATGCCTTCCCCCCggaaaattttgagaaaattaggtaaaaaaaaTTCGGCATTCTGAGAAGGAATAATTGCATGAACTGCTGATTCAAGAGatttgtaaacaaacagacaACGATACAACACTAACAAAATGTCGTGACAATGTCTGTATACGATTGGGAATTTTAAAGCTGAAAATTGGAAAAAAGagcattaataaataaaaaagtttaaatacaCACGATACTCTGACAAATAAAAATACGCCGATGGAGTCATTACAGTTAGAATCAAGTATACAGTTTTGTAGACTTAACTCAGAAATATACAGTTCTGTAGGcttaaataagaaatatacaGTTCTGTAGgcttaaacaataaatataaagttatgtagGCTTAAATCAGAAATATAAAGTTCTGTATGCTTAAATCAGAAATATACAGTTCTGTAGGCCTAAATAAGAATTAAATATACAGTTATGTAGGCTTAAATCAGAAATATACAGTTATGTAGGCTTAAATCAGAAATATACATTTCTGTAAGCTTAAATCAGAAATATACAGTTATGCAGgcttaaataagaaatataaagtTCTGTAGGCTTAAATCAAAAATATACAGTTATGTATGCTTAAATCAACAGTATACAGTTATGTATgcttaaaataagaaatatacaATTCGGCATGAAGGTTTAAAACAGAAATATACAGTTCTGTTGGCTTAAATCGGAAATATACAGGTCTGTAGACTTAAATCAGAAATACTCACCCAGAATAAGCAAAATTCGAAATATATAACATGAGTTTTTCAGACAGTTGAATTTCTTCAGCTGTTATATTTGTCCTTGACATTGCGAATGGCTTCATCATACTATCAGGAAAACCAAAGAAGTACGGAATTTCATCTGCATGAAGGTTAGGTGGTTTATACTCTAATGGAAGAGTGAATGAAGAGTGTTTTTCAAACCCTAACAAATatgtcttcttcttcttcttttctcTTTGTGCATGCGCAGTAGCGGTATTTATTATTGGGATGTAAAAGCTGTAATCTGTATccaaatttaaaagttttgtttgatATGAATTATTTCCTAATGTTTTGTTCCAGTCACTGTACAAGAAATTCATTATTTTAGCAAGTTCCGGGGAAGTAATATTAAATCTATCCGATAGAATATTCGGAATAACCGATTTCTCGATGATGTCATCGGAAGACATATTAGTCTTTGACATGCGCTTTTTAACAAATGGCAACATCGTTGAACCAGTCACTGCAGTCCCATCACCGGTCAATGCAACGAATGCCATGTCAATATTGTCGAAAACACTTCCGGTTTGGTCACTGATCAAACAAGACTTCGTAAAAATATCAGGAGCGTATTGTTTAATAAATTCACCATCAGGGGCAGGAACAAACTCAGGTCGAAATAGATTTTCGGATTCCGTCCCTACTCTGGATTTATCAACAATGTCCTGAGCTGGAACGTTTCGCATGCAGGTTAACATGTCACGATCGTTAGCCGTAGGACATTTTAAGTTCTGTGCCATTCTTTTCGTGAAATCAAGCATCTTGTCGCGTGTATTATAACCCCATGCAGACATGGCTACTCCACTCTCGGAAATTGTTCGTGCAAATAGACCCTTGTTACCAGAATACATTGCTTGATAAACGGTACTTCCGCCTCCAGCAGATTCGCCAAACAGTGTTATTCTACTCGAATCACCAtggaaatattcaatattttcgTGTATCCACTTAATGGCAAGTTGTTGATCCCATAAACCTAAGTTTCCCAGCGAGTCAGGGTCCTTTGTGGCTAAAAATCCAAATGGACCAAGTCGATAGTTAATCGTTACCTGAAACAAATTattagaaatactgttttcaagTAAAGAATGAATGGTTTTATAACGCACTTCAAAATGTTTTCGAGTACATGTATGATACTcgccatataaaaaaaaagtaaaatcacaaaaaatactgaacttagaggaaaatcaattcggaaagtccataatcacatggcaaaatcaaacaacaaaacgcatcaaacacgaatggacaagaactgtcatattcctgactaattAGTAGTACAATTCACTAACACAATGTGTAATGAagttatcttaccgactatcttgaTATGTGGAATTTAAACTAGTGGCATATAAAAGTGACTAAGTCGTTAATATTAGTTAGTTCTTGAATTGTGCCGTTATACCACTGTCAAAGGTTAGTGGAGGGATTGAGCCTTCAAACATGTTAACCCCTCAACATACTGTTTGTGTCTGTCCAAAAAATCAGGAACCGGTAGTTCATAGGTTGTTGTTTGTTCATGTCTGTTATTTagattttcataaattgttttgttataaattaggccgatagttttctcaattgaatgtCTCGTAATGCTCATGACAAGCCTTTCATAGTCAAGTATGTGGTgttggtttttctcattgttgaaggcctataattgcttacatcaatttcatttgaacgcttgcagatagttgtctcaatgtcaatcataccacatctcttttttttgtattgaGGATGGGGGCTTTAATTCGACGAAACAGAAAACAAAcgacattaaaaaaacaaaaacaaaaaacaaatctagTGGCTTTGATATAATAGACTAGTATATGTTTGCGATTTTGTTGAAATTTGCAATTGCTTCACAAGAAAAGGATGTCACGCTAACAAAATTTCATATCCTGGCAGTCAATATCAGGTACAAGTTTACTGCTGTGTGCTacataaaataacattttttagtcgaagatataaaatttaaagaatgtctgtaatgttttttttctgtctatgaagaaacaacacatttcgaatagacagaaaaatcatattacagtcattccttataatttaatcaTAAATTCCAATTAAAGCCGGAGTAAATCATGACAAAACGTTGAACACGTAATGGTCACATGATAAAATTATGTCTAAGAGCTACTACATGTAGACAGTCTGTTttccggccgttattgaaattcttgacaatttTTAACTGGTACCGTATGAGGACGTTCGACAAACCGGGAACCGACACGTTCAAGTTCAAGGCCATCATCAGCTCATAccgttaatatttgtatattccgaaggcaacctgaatgttttacggatggaacctgagactactataacacagtagTCTCAGATGGAACCAACCTATGTTAGACAAAACattgtcagccaatcagaagacgcgttgcattcaaaattatattatatagCTATTTATAATCAAATCGATGATGTATTTACTTACCACAATAACCTGACCGTCACTAGCCAAATTTTCGGCAGAATAAATACTAGATTGTCCAATCTGGTAGGCTCCTCCATGAATCCATAACATTACTGGTAATCTAGGACCATTCGAATGAATAGGAGCAAATATGTTCAAGGTCAAACAATCCTCAGAAAGAAAATCTCTACCCGGTAACCATAGTGACATAAggaatttattttgtaaacatccaGGTCCAAACTTCGTAGCATTAAAAGGTTGTTTAAAATTTGTAGCTGGTCTGGGTTTCCTAAAACGTAAATCCCCAACAGGAGGAACTGCATAGGGTATTCCTAAAAACTTTAATGCACCTCTCGGTTGACCATTGGTAGATCTTGTTATTTCAATAAAACCGTTTATAGTCCCAACACTTGTATTTACTGCAGTATATGCCTCATTTATATAAGTAGTTCCTATAGATGCACTTAAAATTCCTGAAATAATTTGTGTGAAACCGAATAATACAAAAAAGTTGATCATAACCATTCCGAATATTTAAATCTTTT
This window contains:
- the LOC139498415 gene encoding neuroligin-4, Y-linked-like, which translates into the protein MVMINFFVLFGFTQIISGILSASIGTTYINEAYTAVNTSVGTINGFIEITRSTNGQPRGALKFLGIPYAVPPVGDLRFRKPRPATNFKQPFNATKFGPGCLQNKFLMSLWLPGRDFLSEDCLTLNIFAPIHSNGPRLPVMLWIHGGAYQIGQSSIYSAENLASDGQVIVVTINYRLGPFGFLATKDPDSLGNLGLWDQQLAIKWIHENIEYFHGDSSRITLFGESAGGGSTVYQAMYSGNKGLFARTISESGVAMSAWGYNTRDKMLDFTKRMAQNLKCPTANDRDMLTCMRNVPAQDIVDKSRVGTESENLFRPEFVPAPDGEFIKQYAPDIFTKSCLISDQTGSVFDNIDMAFVALTGDGTAVTGSTMLPFVKKRMSKTNMSSDDIIEKSVIPNILSDRFNITSPELAKIMNFLYSDWNKTLGNNSYQTKLLNLDTDYSFYIPIINTATAHAQREKKKKKTYLLGFEKHSSFTLPLEYKPPNLHADEIPYFFGFPDSMMKPFAMSRTNITAEEIQLSEKLMLYISNFAYSGDPNLPVSPDVKWLPYNVDNEHYLRVGETIETDSHMLPTRTAFWTKYIPDYLNMTKTCTFSQGVLPNFGPSNVIG